In Leishmania infantum JPCM5 genome chromosome 33, a genomic segment contains:
- a CDS encoding putative 33 kDa inner dynein arm light chain, axonemal: MNMPHLMRHIQDTGALLDTLFPIQQQSAAAVPPSCTGSPSGVSGDSEAAQEDVEQLVSVQTVSAAPAFREDVVALHATLQKRLEERRARPTGLCPIRRALYCDLFSELVRQITVEEPARGLLLARVREEAEHALQVHAALLREGQRFVASKLMQDKHDALALKERIAALRQEKVALEVQKHELLETLKEMEQRFEEERQLRRKQQQDEVKYLRHANQQLSLRLKMETERESAAAEVEGSSEAAPATS, from the coding sequence ATGAACATGCCGCACCTCATGCGGCACATCCAGGACACCGGGGCACTGCTTGACACTCTCTTCCCCATTCAGCAGcagtccgccgccgccgtccctCCTAGCTGTACTGGGTCTCCGAGCGGCGTAAGTGGCGACAGCGAAGCTGCCCAGGAGGACGTGGAGCAGCTGGTCTCTGTTCAGACGGTCTCGGCAGCGCCTGCGTTTCGCGAGGATGTCGTGGCGCTCCATGCTACACTGCAGAAGCGCCTCGAGgagcgccgcgcgcggcCTACGGGCCTGTGCCCCATTCGGCGCGCGCTCTATTGTGACCTGTTCTCAGAGCTGGTGCGCCAGATTACAGTCGAGGAGCCGGCGCGGGGTCTGCTGCTGGCCCGCGTGCGGGAGGAAGCGGAACACGCCCTCCAGGTCCACGCCGCTTTGCTGCGCGAAGGTCAACGGTTTGTCGCCAGTAAGCTGATGCAGGACAAGCATGACGCACTCGCCCTGAAAGagcgcatcgctgccctGCGTCAGGAAAAGGTGGCGTTAGAGGTACAGAAGCACGAGTTGCTCGAGACGCTGAAGGAAATGGAGCAGCGCTTCGAGGAGgaacggcagctgcggcgcaagcagcagcaggatgAGGTGAAGTACTTGCGGCACGCGAACCAGCAGCTGAGCCTGCGACTGAAGATGGAGACGGAGCGAGAGTCGGCCGCGGCTGAGGTAGAGGGCAGCAGTgaggcagcgccagcgacgtCGTAA
- the PUF6 gene encoding putative pumilio protein 6 produces MYSEQSWNDHHSVSGTQRFTRGGGIGSINPSGRGGAGGYDVGSAAAAGGYNSVAAARQQSPQPTSFYPPVTSRFTPMDFELFINSNRDPTDEMRRSQEYYYWYHSKQPRDPRVPQPLPSLEVQETFTTMETPWEDVSAMPSSTAVRAGTASGLGRKMGGKSLALDAKDLCETQEAQAINPYGHSLITESNMMSPSTQFFAAYAPTPLAMATPSTLRAYAHGHLPMPSSGNRGSYEGEMAGGVTYGRGTAPAAKSIASQQYYTQEPMNAFGLYNTGVDPGSNYYDATQGSSSNGLGAGHGNPYQLMEGMGEVDPTMLYSQPGTDCGFQSRGTGRGGNRRYNNNSAGGGVGGGRVGRNNYRGGRGAGGMGSMESGSGPNSHRFVGSEKLRMFRHDVAEQKTSQWRLDDLKGYAVEFAKDQEGSRFIQSAVDTASPESLDVLFHEIFESPLELVTDIFGNYVLQKLLDKGNTPQLTFAAERMCGHVVELTMQTYGCRVIQKCIEVMPSAGLDIILAELKDNVAKCIQDQNGNHVIQKCVEVIPQRCGFIISAFSGRVMELATHAYGCRVIQCIMQHCPEQEDTIFNELLKAVDVLAKDQYGNYVIQHVLQNVKDESKIESVYAALKPKFFYLSKQKFASNVMEKLYARSSPANRMEIVEMMCADFPSKADHVEIVAFKRSATKTAAIVNAEEGTWPPTRSNADGTVKEVKEKNREAKDAAMGIIEEVVSVGLGQPSMLCLMMSDQYANYVVQRVLDASEVDQFVKLVDNIEKYILPIRTYTYGRPIVQRLSRRKLVLAPGDEAGEAGSTSMSSHNHNEGRANHNEGRSNHNEGRANHHRR; encoded by the coding sequence ATGTACTCGGAACAGAGCTGGAACGATCACCACAGCGTCTCAGGCACGCAGCGCTTTacgcgtggcggcggtaTCGGCAGCATCAACCCTAgtggccgcggcggggcTGGCGGCTACGACGTGGgaagcgcagccgccgcaggcgGGTACAACAGCGTCGCGGCCGCACGTCAGCAGTCTCCACAGCCCACATCCTTTTACCCTCCTGTAACCTCGCGCTTTACTCCTATGGACTTCGAGCTTTTTATCAACAGCAACCGTGACCCCACCGATGAGATGCGGCGTTCGCAGGAGTACTACTACTGGTACCACAGCAAGCAGCCTCGAGACCCCCGCGTGCCGCAACCGCTACCCTCTCTGGAGGTGCAGGAAACATTCACCACCATGGAGACGCCGTGGGAGGATGTGAGTGCGATGCCCTCCTCTACTGCTGTTCGCGCAGGTACTGCTAGCGGCTTGGGGCGCAAGATGGGTGGCAAGAGCCTCGCCCTCGACGCCAAGGATCTTTGCGAAacgcaggaggcgcaggccaTCAACCCGTACGGGCACAGCCTCATCACCGAGAGCAACATGATGAGCCCTAGCACGCAGTTCTTTGCGGCGTATGCCCCAACACCGCTGGCAATGGCAACCCCCAGCACCCTCCGCGCCTACGCGCACGGTCACTTGCCCATGCCTTCATCCGGCAACCGCGGCAGCTATGAGGGGGAGATGGCCGGCGGAGTCACGTacggccgcggcaccgcgcccGCCGCCAAGAGTATCGCCTCACAGCAGTACTACACGCAGGAGCCCATGAACGCCTTTGGCCTCTACAACACTGGAGTGGACCCCGGTTCCAACTACTACGACGCCAcgcagggcagcagcagcaacggtcTTGGCGCTGGCCACGGCAATCCATACCAGCTGATGGAAGGCATGGGTGAGGTAGACCCAACCATGTTGTACAGCCAGCCTGGGACGGACTGCGGCTTCCAGAGTCGCGGCACAGGCCGTGGCGGGAATCGTCGctacaacaacaacagcgctggaggtggcgtTGGCGGTGGGCGTGTTGGCCGGAACAACTACCGTGGTGgacgcggcgctggtggtATGGGCAGCATGGAGAGTGGCAGTGGCCCGAACAGCCACCGCTTTGTCGGCtcggagaagctgcgcatGTTTCGCCACGACGTGGCGGAGCAGAAGACGTCACAGTGGCGCCTGGACGACCTCAAGGGCTACGCTGTGGAGTTTGCCAAAGACCAGGAGGGCAGCCGTTTCATCCAGAGTGCCGTCGACACGGCCAGCCCCGAGTCGCTGGACGTCCTCTTCCACGAGATCTTTGAATCTCCGCTAGAGCTGGTGACGGACATCTTCGGCAACTACGTTCTGCAGAAGCTCTTGGACAAGGGCAACACGCCGCAGCTCACCTTTGCGGCGGAGCGGATGTGCGGCCATGTAGTGGAGCTCACCATGCAGACGTACGGGTGCCGTGTGATTCAGAAGTGCATAGAGGTGATGCCTTCAGCTGGCCTGGACATCATTCTCGCCGAGCTCAAGGACAACGTGGCAAAGTGCATCCAGGACCAAAACGGCAACCACGTCATCCAGAAGTGCGTCGAGGTCATTCCACAACGGTGTGGCTTTATTATTTCGGCCTTCTCGGGTCGAGTGATGGAGCTGGCCACGCACGCGTACGGGTGTCGTGTGATTCAGTGCATCATGCAGCACTGCCCTGAGCAGGAGGATACCATCTTCAACGAGCTCCTCAAGGCGGTCGATGTGCTGGCGAAGGATCAGTACGGCAACTACGTGATTCAGCACGTTTTGCAGAACGTAAAAGATGAGAGCAAGATCGAGTCCGTCTACGCGGCGCTGAAGCCCAAGTTCTTCTACCTGAGCAAGCAGAAGTTTGCCTCGAACGTGATGGAGAAGCTCTACGCCCGCTCGAGCCCTGCGAACCGCATGGAGATTGTGGAGATGATGTGCGCCGACTTCCCCAGCAAGGCAGATCACGTGGAGATCGTCGCCTTTAAGCGGTCCGCGACAAAGACTGCGGCGATAGTGAACGCGGAGGAGGGTACTTGgccgccgacgaggagcaACGCCGATGGCACGGTAAAAGAGGTGAAGGAGAAGAACCGCGAGGCGAAGGATGCGGCGATGGGCATCATTGAGGAAGTCGTCTCGGTGGGCCTCGGTCAGCCCAGCATGCTCTGCCTCATGATGAGCGACCAGTACGCCAACtacgtggtgcagcgcgtcctGGACGCGTCCGAGGTGGACCAGTTCGTGAAGCTCGTCGACAACATCGAGAAGTATATACTGCCGATTCGCACCTACACCTACGGCCGCCCCATTGTGCAGCGGCTTTCTCGCCGCAAGCTAGTGCTCGCCCCGGGCGACGAGGCGGGAGAGGCAGGTAGCACCAGTATGAGTAGCCACAATCACAACGAGGGTCGCGCCAACCATAATGAGGGCCGCTCCAACCACAACGAGGGCCGCGCcaaccaccaccgccgctaA